One Actinospica robiniae DSM 44927 genomic region harbors:
- the dxs gene encoding 1-deoxy-D-xylulose-5-phosphate synthase encodes MTSLLESVRQPRDLDRLGRAELDRLAAEIREFLIENVSRTGGHLGPNLGVVELTIALHRVFDSPRDALVWDVGHQAYVHKLLTGRQDFEKLRNRGGLSGYPARAESEHDIVENSHASTALSYADGIAKAYRVRGLTDRRVVGIIGDGALTGGMAWEALNNIAGGDLPVVIVVNDNERSYAPTIGGLANHLGTLRTTQGYERFLDWGKSALARTPYVGGAIYETLHGVKKGLKDIVTPQGMFEDLGLKYIGPIDGHDVDAVESALRRAKAFGGPVIVHVLTRKGEGYEPAREDVVHQLHQVNPKTNPETGLPFQITGTSWTDVFSEEMLKIGNDREDVVGITAAMLIPVGLHKFAQRYPERIYDVGIAEQHAATCATGLAYGGLHPVVAVYATFLNRCFDQVLMDCALHKAGVTFVLDRAGITGPDGASHHGVWDLSILQVVPGLRIAVPRDAAQVRSLVREAVEVDDAPTVVRFSKGSVGPEIEALERVDGVDVLRRAAKPHGQGDLLIVAAGPLAAAALDAAALLAEGAEGQEAIEATVVDPRWVKPVNPALVELARAHRAVVTVEDNGRVGGVGAAISQALQDADVFRPTKVLGVPAEFQAHDERPAILSRLGLDGSGIAAAARALLKN; translated from the coding sequence GTGACCAGCTTGTTGGAATCGGTTCGGCAGCCGCGCGATCTGGACCGGCTCGGCCGCGCCGAACTCGACCGGCTGGCCGCGGAGATCCGCGAATTCCTGATCGAGAACGTCTCGCGCACCGGCGGGCACCTCGGACCCAACCTCGGCGTGGTGGAGCTGACCATCGCGCTGCACCGGGTCTTCGACTCCCCCCGGGACGCGCTGGTCTGGGACGTGGGCCACCAGGCCTACGTGCACAAGCTGCTCACCGGCCGGCAGGACTTCGAGAAGCTGCGCAACCGCGGCGGCCTGTCCGGCTACCCGGCCCGGGCCGAGTCCGAGCACGACATCGTGGAGAACTCGCACGCCTCCACCGCCCTGAGCTACGCCGACGGCATCGCCAAGGCCTACCGGGTGCGCGGGCTGACCGACCGCCGGGTGGTGGGCATCATCGGCGACGGCGCGCTGACCGGCGGCATGGCCTGGGAGGCGCTGAACAACATCGCCGGCGGCGACCTGCCGGTGGTGATCGTGGTCAACGACAACGAGCGCTCCTACGCCCCGACCATCGGCGGCCTGGCCAACCACCTCGGCACCCTGCGCACCACCCAGGGCTACGAGCGCTTCCTGGACTGGGGCAAGTCCGCCCTGGCCCGCACCCCGTACGTGGGCGGCGCGATCTACGAGACGCTGCACGGGGTGAAGAAGGGCCTCAAGGACATCGTCACCCCGCAGGGCATGTTCGAGGACCTGGGCCTGAAGTACATCGGCCCGATCGACGGGCACGACGTGGACGCGGTGGAGTCCGCGCTGCGCCGGGCCAAGGCCTTCGGCGGCCCGGTGATCGTGCACGTGCTCACCCGCAAGGGCGAGGGCTACGAGCCGGCCCGCGAGGACGTGGTGCACCAGCTGCACCAGGTCAACCCGAAGACGAACCCGGAGACCGGGCTGCCGTTCCAGATCACCGGCACCTCGTGGACCGACGTGTTCTCCGAGGAGATGCTCAAGATCGGCAACGACCGGGAGGACGTGGTCGGCATCACCGCCGCGATGCTCATCCCGGTGGGCCTGCACAAGTTCGCCCAGCGCTACCCGGAGCGCATCTACGACGTCGGCATCGCCGAGCAGCACGCGGCCACCTGCGCCACCGGCCTGGCCTACGGCGGCCTGCACCCGGTGGTCGCGGTGTACGCCACCTTCCTCAACCGCTGCTTCGACCAGGTGCTGATGGACTGCGCGCTGCATAAGGCCGGGGTGACCTTCGTGCTCGACCGGGCCGGGATCACCGGGCCGGACGGCGCGAGCCACCACGGCGTCTGGGACCTGTCGATCCTTCAGGTCGTGCCGGGCCTGCGCATCGCCGTGCCGCGGGACGCGGCGCAGGTGCGCTCGCTGGTGCGCGAGGCGGTCGAGGTGGACGACGCGCCGACGGTGGTGCGCTTCTCCAAGGGCTCGGTGGGCCCGGAGATCGAGGCGCTCGAGCGGGTGGACGGCGTGGACGTGCTGCGCCGGGCCGCCAAGCCGCACGGGCAGGGCGACCTGCTCATCGTCGCGGCCGGCCCGCTGGCCGCCGCCGCGCTCGACGCCGCGGCCCTGCTGGCCGAGGGCGCCGAGGGGCAGGAGGCGATCGAGGCGACCGTGGTGGACCCGCGCTGGGTCAAGCCGGTCAACCCGGCGCTGGTCGAGCTCGCCCGGGCCCACCGCGCGGTGGTGACGGTGGAGGACAACGGCCGGGTCGGCGGCGTGGGCGCGGCGATCAGCCAGGCGCTGCAGGACGCGGACGTGTTCCGGCCGACCAAGGTGCTCGGCGTGCCGGCCGAGTTCCAGGCGCACGACGAGCGGCCGGCGATCCTCTCCCGGCTCGGCCTCGACGGCTCCGGCATCGCCGCGGCGGCCCGGGCTTTGCTGAAGAACTGA
- a CDS encoding ROK family protein, whose amino-acid sequence MAAGPGGSTQDEVRRHNVSTLLRYVHVHGPTSRAELTSAMQLNRSTIGTLTADLAGAGLVREELPARTAGAGAGRPSLVVWPRPEQVYVLAFDIGVDYLIAARVGLGGSILDRRELYRPRGDYAMDDVVAHLCRFTAEMSARAEPGAACVGAGAAIAGVVRESDGLVRFAPNLGWVDEPLGGALAEGLSRHGVRGRVAVANDADLGALAEHVRGAAAGSSDAVYLTGEVGVGAGIIVSGEPLRGHGGYGGEIGHMVVNPAGRLCRCGARGCWETEIGEKAILDAAGHPDGPRSTVPAVVAAAAGGDPRALAALRHVGEWLAIGVGNVVNVFNPEVVIFGGLLRDLFPAVDSQLRGHLATTGLAAPREQVRLTAPGLGADSTLVGAAERAFGPLLTDPPGTLALLA is encoded by the coding sequence ATGGCTGCCGGACCGGGTGGTTCGACGCAGGACGAGGTGCGCAGGCACAACGTCTCGACCCTGCTGCGCTACGTGCATGTGCACGGCCCGACCTCCCGGGCCGAGCTGACCAGTGCCATGCAGCTCAACCGCTCGACCATCGGCACGCTCACCGCCGACCTGGCCGGCGCCGGGCTGGTGCGCGAGGAGCTTCCCGCGCGCACCGCCGGCGCCGGGGCCGGCCGGCCCTCGCTGGTGGTCTGGCCGCGGCCGGAGCAGGTGTACGTGCTCGCCTTCGACATCGGCGTGGACTACCTGATCGCGGCCCGGGTGGGCCTGGGCGGTTCGATCCTGGACCGCCGCGAGCTCTACCGGCCGCGCGGCGACTACGCCATGGACGACGTGGTGGCGCACCTGTGCCGGTTCACCGCGGAGATGTCCGCGCGGGCCGAGCCCGGCGCGGCGTGCGTGGGCGCGGGCGCGGCGATCGCCGGCGTGGTGCGGGAGTCCGACGGCCTGGTCCGGTTCGCGCCGAACCTGGGCTGGGTGGACGAGCCGCTCGGCGGCGCGCTGGCCGAGGGGCTCAGCCGGCACGGGGTGCGCGGGCGGGTCGCGGTCGCCAACGACGCGGACCTCGGCGCGCTGGCCGAGCACGTGCGCGGAGCCGCGGCCGGCTCCTCGGACGCGGTCTACCTGACCGGCGAGGTGGGCGTGGGCGCCGGGATCATCGTCAGCGGGGAACCGCTGCGCGGCCACGGCGGCTACGGCGGCGAGATCGGCCACATGGTGGTCAATCCGGCCGGCCGGCTGTGCCGCTGCGGAGCCCGCGGCTGCTGGGAGACCGAGATCGGCGAGAAGGCGATCCTGGACGCGGCCGGGCATCCGGACGGTCCGCGCTCGACCGTGCCCGCCGTGGTGGCCGCGGCCGCCGGCGGCGATCCGCGCGCGCTGGCGGCGCTGCGGCACGTGGGGGAGTGGCTCGCGATCGGCGTCGGGAACGTCGTGAACGTCTTCAACCCGGAGGTCGTGATCTTCGGAGGCCTGCTGCGGGACCTGTTCCCCGCGGTGGACAGCCAGCTGCGCGGCCACCTGGCCACCACGGGCCTGGCCGCCCCGCGCGAGCAGGTCCGGCTCACCGCGCCGGGTCTCGGCGCGGACTCCACCCTGGTCGGCGCGGCCGAGCGGGCCTTCGGGCCGCTGCTGACCGATCCGCCCGGCACCCTCGCCCTGCTGGCCTGA
- a CDS encoding sugar ABC transporter substrate-binding protein, whose amino-acid sequence MMRKAVLSATVVGAAALAFGVAGCSSSSSSSSASGSSTTSSSAVQVGIILPDTVSSARYVNADAPALTAECKVKALNCDIQNAQGVPATQQSLADKMINTEHVQVLILDPLNTTVGAAIEKEAHAAGVKTIDYDRLDTGASPDYYVSYDNTKVGQLQGQALVDAAKAMGITKPDVAILDGATTDHNAVLFNQGYMSVLNPLIKAGTWKEAGEQWVTNWDNPTAGTDFTSMYNKDHNINVVMVANDGMANAVIQDLKNLGIAGKVVVSGQDSSAAGLQNILSGDQSFSIYKAAKGEAVPAVDLAAQIIGGNVTETFTSVTDPTNNTQVKSILATPVVITKSNVDQPVKGGDDKYSDVCTSAFAAACSAAGITQ is encoded by the coding sequence ATGATGCGTAAGGCCGTCCTGAGTGCCACCGTCGTCGGCGCCGCCGCCCTCGCTTTCGGTGTCGCCGGCTGCTCCTCGAGCTCGAGCTCCTCCAGCGCCTCGGGTTCTTCGACCACTTCCTCCTCCGCCGTGCAGGTCGGCATCATCCTGCCGGACACCGTCTCCTCCGCCCGCTACGTCAACGCGGACGCCCCGGCGCTGACCGCCGAGTGCAAGGTGAAGGCGCTCAACTGCGACATCCAGAACGCGCAGGGCGTTCCGGCCACGCAGCAGTCGCTCGCCGACAAGATGATCAACACCGAGCACGTGCAGGTGCTGATCCTCGACCCGCTCAACACCACGGTGGGCGCGGCGATCGAGAAGGAGGCGCACGCCGCCGGCGTCAAGACGATCGACTACGACCGCCTCGACACCGGTGCCAGCCCGGACTACTACGTCTCCTACGACAACACCAAGGTCGGCCAGCTCCAGGGCCAGGCCCTGGTCGACGCCGCCAAGGCCATGGGCATCACCAAGCCGGACGTGGCGATCCTGGACGGCGCCACCACCGACCACAACGCGGTGCTGTTCAACCAGGGCTACATGTCGGTCCTCAACCCGCTGATCAAGGCCGGCACCTGGAAGGAGGCCGGCGAGCAGTGGGTCACCAACTGGGACAACCCCACCGCCGGCACCGACTTCACCTCGATGTACAACAAGGACCACAACATCAACGTGGTCATGGTCGCCAACGACGGCATGGCCAACGCGGTCATCCAGGACCTGAAGAACCTGGGCATCGCGGGCAAGGTCGTCGTCTCCGGCCAGGACTCCTCGGCCGCCGGCCTGCAGAACATCCTCTCCGGTGACCAGTCCTTCTCGATCTACAAGGCCGCCAAGGGCGAGGCCGTCCCGGCCGTCGACCTGGCCGCGCAGATCATCGGCGGCAACGTCACCGAGACCTTCACCTCGGTCACCGACCCGACCAACAACACCCAGGTCAAGTCGATCCTGGCCACCCCGGTCGTGATCACCAAGTCCAACGTCGACCAGCCGGTCAAGGGCGGCGACGACAAGTACTCGGACGTGTGCACCTCGGCCTTCGCCGCGGCCTGCTCGGCCGCCGGCATCACCCAGTAG
- a CDS encoding sugar ABC transporter permease translates to MSSISNDLSPLRSDEPGDGPTHAAGDRVLGTVDYARDYIQRLRGGEMGAVPGLIGLVVLVILFSILQSGFLSAYNVENMVIDGAPTIFMAMGLVFVLLLGEIDLSAGTASGACAVLAAVELTRHQVNWVVAVLAAAVLGVVIGSFIGWLRAKVGIPSFVITLAAFLSFQGVIVIMVGGNGSIILHDHVLAALESSSSNDYMPIWGGWAMLVLVTLGYAAVKFGSVAKRRSSGLAAEPYQIALIKVIALAALGAVFVYYMGINRIVGRTALTSVSAMGVPWIVPVMLVFLFILTFLLGRTRYGRHVYAVGGNEEAARRAGIRVDLVRISVFVVCSLMAAFAGIVQLSNQNGVNSAQGGGNTLLLAVGAAVIGGTSLFGGRGRVIDAVIGGVVVEVISYGMSDLISGTNGPGWQLIITGLVLLVAAGFDAVSRRAGHTRG, encoded by the coding sequence ATGAGCAGCATCAGCAACGACTTGAGCCCGCTGCGCTCGGACGAGCCCGGTGACGGCCCCACGCACGCGGCCGGCGATCGAGTCCTCGGCACCGTCGACTACGCCCGCGACTACATACAGCGGCTACGCGGCGGCGAGATGGGCGCGGTGCCCGGCCTGATCGGCCTCGTCGTCCTGGTGATCCTCTTCTCCATTCTGCAGAGCGGCTTCCTGAGCGCCTACAACGTGGAGAACATGGTCATCGACGGCGCGCCGACCATCTTCATGGCCATGGGCCTGGTGTTCGTGCTGCTGCTCGGCGAGATCGACCTGTCCGCGGGCACCGCGTCCGGCGCCTGCGCCGTGCTCGCCGCGGTAGAGCTGACCCGCCATCAGGTGAACTGGGTGGTGGCCGTCCTCGCCGCCGCCGTGCTCGGCGTCGTCATCGGCTCGTTCATCGGCTGGCTGCGCGCGAAGGTCGGCATCCCCTCCTTCGTCATCACCCTGGCCGCGTTCCTCTCCTTCCAGGGCGTCATCGTCATCATGGTCGGCGGCAACGGCTCGATCATCCTGCACGACCACGTGCTGGCCGCGCTGGAGAGCTCGAGCAGCAACGACTACATGCCGATCTGGGGCGGCTGGGCCATGCTGGTCCTGGTCACCCTCGGGTACGCGGCGGTCAAGTTCGGCTCCGTGGCCAAGCGGCGCAGCTCGGGCCTTGCGGCCGAGCCGTACCAGATCGCGCTGATCAAGGTGATCGCGCTGGCCGCCCTCGGCGCCGTGTTCGTGTACTACATGGGCATCAACCGCATCGTCGGCCGCACCGCGCTCACCTCGGTCTCGGCCATGGGCGTGCCGTGGATCGTCCCGGTGATGCTGGTGTTCCTGTTCATCCTGACCTTCCTGCTCGGGCGCACCCGCTACGGCCGGCACGTGTACGCGGTCGGCGGCAACGAGGAGGCCGCGCGCCGCGCCGGCATCCGGGTCGACCTGGTGCGCATCTCCGTGTTCGTGGTCTGTTCCCTGATGGCGGCGTTCGCCGGCATCGTGCAGCTGTCCAACCAGAACGGCGTGAACTCGGCCCAGGGCGGCGGCAACACCCTGCTGCTGGCGGTGGGCGCGGCCGTGATCGGCGGCACCTCGCTCTTCGGCGGCCGCGGCCGGGTGATCGACGCGGTCATCGGCGGCGTGGTGGTGGAGGTCATCTCCTACGGCATGAGCGACCTGATCTCCGGCACCAACGGACCGGGCTGGCAGCTGATCATCACCGGCCTCGTGCTGCTCGTCGCGGCCGGCTTCGACGCCGTCTCGCGCCGGGCGGGCCACACCAGGGGCTAG
- a CDS encoding NAD(P)/FAD-dependent oxidoreductase: MDTPDSGKSSKPGTVIIGAGPAGLTAAYDLTKHGHPAQVFESENVVGGISQTAERGGWRFDIGGHRFFTKVKQVDDLWHEILPEEDFLLRPRMSRIYYQGKLFDYPLKAGNALGNLGVVEAAKCVGSYTWAKIRPPKNQDYFDGWVTARFGKRLFRIFFKTYTEKVWGMDTSELPADWAAQRIKNLSLFGAIVNALNPRKGSKKITSLIDEFYYPKFGPGMMWETCTEKVRRQGGSVELNAWVKTVSWTPEQGATSVTVVTRDEDGAETERVVPADDVISSTPISALVLAMDPPASAEAIEAAKDLRYRDFLTVALVVPEKHGFPDNWIYIHSPGVRVGRIQNFGSWSPYLVKEGRTCLGLEFFVNEGDDLWTKADEDLVELGTRELEELGLVTPGSVESGYVVRMPKAYPVYDDKYAADLEVIKAWLAAHTPNVHPVGRNGMHRYNNADHSMLTALLTSENIRTGTHHDVWQVNVEEEYHEESNDGSSSTTTPKGTGRDAPMMPRPRGEKAGAGV; encoded by the coding sequence GTGGACACACCTGACTCCGGCAAGAGTTCCAAGCCCGGCACCGTCATCATCGGCGCCGGTCCCGCAGGCCTGACCGCCGCGTACGACTTGACCAAGCACGGCCACCCGGCGCAGGTCTTCGAGTCGGAGAATGTGGTCGGCGGCATCTCGCAGACCGCCGAGCGCGGCGGCTGGCGGTTCGACATCGGTGGCCACCGGTTCTTCACCAAGGTCAAGCAGGTCGACGACCTGTGGCACGAGATCCTGCCGGAGGAGGACTTCCTGCTCCGGCCGCGCATGTCCAGGATCTACTACCAGGGCAAGCTGTTCGACTACCCGCTCAAGGCCGGCAACGCGCTCGGCAACCTGGGCGTCGTCGAGGCGGCCAAGTGCGTCGGCTCCTACACCTGGGCCAAGATCCGTCCGCCGAAGAACCAGGACTACTTCGACGGCTGGGTGACCGCGCGCTTCGGCAAGCGGCTCTTCCGGATCTTCTTCAAGACCTACACCGAGAAGGTGTGGGGCATGGACACCTCCGAGCTGCCGGCCGACTGGGCCGCCCAGCGGATCAAGAACCTGTCGCTGTTCGGGGCCATCGTCAACGCGCTCAACCCGCGCAAGGGCTCGAAGAAGATCACCTCGCTGATCGACGAGTTCTACTACCCCAAGTTCGGCCCCGGCATGATGTGGGAGACCTGCACCGAGAAGGTGCGCAGGCAGGGCGGATCGGTCGAGCTGAACGCCTGGGTCAAGACCGTCTCCTGGACACCGGAGCAGGGCGCCACCTCGGTCACCGTGGTCACCCGGGACGAGGACGGGGCCGAGACCGAGCGGGTGGTCCCGGCCGACGACGTGATCTCCTCCACCCCGATCTCCGCGCTCGTCCTGGCGATGGACCCGCCGGCCTCGGCCGAAGCGATCGAGGCGGCCAAGGACCTGCGCTACCGCGACTTCCTCACCGTCGCCCTGGTGGTCCCGGAGAAGCACGGCTTCCCGGACAACTGGATCTACATCCACTCCCCGGGCGTGCGGGTCGGCCGGATCCAGAACTTCGGCTCCTGGTCGCCCTACCTGGTCAAGGAGGGCCGCACCTGCCTGGGCCTCGAGTTCTTCGTCAACGAGGGCGACGACCTGTGGACCAAGGCGGACGAGGACCTGGTCGAGCTCGGCACCCGGGAGCTGGAGGAGCTCGGACTGGTGACTCCGGGCTCGGTCGAATCCGGGTACGTGGTGCGGATGCCGAAGGCCTACCCCGTCTACGACGACAAGTACGCGGCCGACCTCGAGGTGATCAAGGCCTGGCTGGCCGCCCACACCCCGAACGTGCACCCGGTCGGCCGCAACGGCATGCACCGGTACAACAACGCCGACCACTCGATGCTGACGGCGCTGCTGACCTCCGAGAACATCCGCACCGGGACCCACCACGACGTCTGGCAGGTCAACGTCGAGGAGGAGTACCACGAGGAGTCCAACGACGGCAGCTCCTCCACCACCACGCCCAAGGGCACCGGCCGCGACGCGCCGATGATGCCGCGGCCGCGCGGGGAGAAGGCCGGCGCGGGGGTCTGA
- a CDS encoding ATP-binding cassette domain-containing protein: MSDSTEPILRLRGVTKSFGPVEVLKGVDFEARPGEVTALVGDNGAGKSTLVKCIGGTYQVDGGEYLFHDKPVTVHNPRDAAGLGIEIVYQDLALADNLDIVQNMFLGRERLNGRTRTLDEAEMEHLAGQALASLSVRTVKSVRQKVSSLSGGQRQTVAIAKTVLWNSKVVILDEPTAALGVAQTAQVLDLVRRLADQGIAVILISHNMLDVLKVSDSVAALYLGRMAAQVRTSQLNHTQIVELITAGRSGDLGLVETSKGAVA, encoded by the coding sequence ATGAGTGACAGCACAGAGCCGATCCTCCGGCTGCGGGGGGTCACCAAGTCCTTCGGACCCGTCGAGGTCCTCAAGGGCGTCGACTTCGAGGCGCGGCCCGGCGAGGTCACCGCCCTCGTCGGCGACAACGGCGCCGGCAAGTCGACGCTGGTCAAGTGCATCGGCGGCACGTACCAGGTGGACGGCGGGGAGTACCTGTTCCACGACAAGCCGGTGACCGTGCACAATCCGCGCGACGCGGCCGGCCTGGGCATCGAGATCGTCTACCAGGACCTCGCACTGGCCGACAACCTCGACATCGTCCAGAACATGTTCCTCGGCCGTGAGCGCCTCAACGGCCGCACCCGCACTCTGGACGAGGCCGAGATGGAGCACCTGGCCGGCCAGGCCCTGGCCTCCCTCTCGGTGCGCACGGTGAAGTCGGTGCGGCAGAAGGTCTCCAGCCTCTCCGGCGGCCAGCGCCAGACCGTGGCCATCGCCAAGACCGTGCTGTGGAACTCCAAGGTCGTCATCCTGGACGAGCCCACCGCCGCGCTCGGCGTGGCGCAGACCGCGCAGGTGCTCGACCTGGTCCGGCGCCTCGCCGACCAGGGCATCGCGGTCATCCTGATCTCGCACAACATGCTCGACGTGCTCAAGGTCTCCGACAGTGTCGCGGCCCTCTACCTCGGCCGGATGGCCGCGCAGGTGCGCACCTCGCAGCTCAACCACACCCAGATCGTCGAACTGATCACCGCCGGCCGCTCGGGCGACCTCGGCCTGGTCGAGACCTCGAAGGGAGCTGTCGCATGA
- a CDS encoding sugar ABC transporter permease: MSTEATAAAEPRDAVADHEAANPAAHVTALIPQTLGDTLRSYLRQVRSGETGSVPAVVGAVLLMVVFGLAQSSFLTTSNMAQIVQQAAPNTILAMGLVFVLLLGEIDLSAGVVGSTAASVAAVLSVKHGAPWYLAILGAAVFGAVSGTVLGWLRAKLNIPSFVVTLSAFIAFQGIQVLVIDSKSNGIQINDQTLHNLYFGRLAPAAGWGVLIASVALYALVKVLQANARRRKGLANEPISVLGLRVAAMLVFGGIFVHLMNIDQAVAWQQRQGIHQRGVPWSAVIILGLLVVLSFVLTKTRYGRHVFAVGGNEEAARRAGIRVLAIRTSVFVICSAMAAVSGLVLAGQLGGANTGDGGGNTLLYAVAAAVIGGTSLMGGRGRVVDAVLGGAVLAILANGVSDLIQGGNAAAYELIIDGVVLLLAAAVDSMSRRARR; the protein is encoded by the coding sequence ATGAGCACCGAAGCCACTGCCGCAGCCGAACCCCGCGACGCGGTCGCGGACCACGAGGCGGCCAACCCCGCCGCCCACGTCACGGCCCTGATCCCGCAGACCCTCGGCGACACCCTGCGCTCCTACCTGCGCCAGGTGCGCAGCGGCGAGACCGGCTCGGTGCCGGCCGTCGTGGGCGCGGTGCTGCTGATGGTGGTCTTCGGCCTCGCCCAGTCCAGCTTCCTGACCACCAGCAACATGGCGCAGATCGTGCAGCAGGCGGCGCCGAACACGATCCTGGCCATGGGCCTGGTGTTCGTGCTGCTGCTCGGCGAGATCGACCTGTCCGCCGGCGTGGTCGGCTCCACCGCCGCCTCCGTCGCCGCGGTGCTCTCGGTCAAGCACGGGGCGCCCTGGTACCTCGCCATCCTCGGCGCGGCCGTCTTCGGCGCCGTGTCCGGCACCGTGCTCGGCTGGTTGCGGGCCAAGCTCAACATCCCGTCCTTCGTGGTCACGCTCTCCGCCTTCATCGCCTTCCAGGGCATCCAGGTGCTGGTGATCGACTCGAAGAGCAACGGCATCCAGATCAACGACCAGACCCTGCACAACCTCTACTTCGGCCGGCTCGCCCCGGCCGCGGGCTGGGGGGTGCTGATCGCCTCGGTCGCGCTCTACGCCCTGGTCAAGGTGCTGCAGGCGAACGCCCGCCGGCGCAAGGGCCTGGCCAACGAGCCGATCAGCGTGCTCGGCCTGCGGGTCGCGGCGATGCTGGTGTTCGGCGGCATCTTCGTGCACCTGATGAACATCGACCAGGCGGTGGCCTGGCAGCAGCGCCAGGGCATCCACCAGCGCGGTGTGCCGTGGTCCGCGGTCATCATCCTCGGCCTGCTGGTCGTGCTCAGCTTCGTGCTCACCAAGACCCGCTACGGCCGGCACGTGTTCGCGGTCGGCGGCAACGAGGAGGCGGCCCGCCGCGCCGGCATCAGGGTCCTGGCGATCCGCACCTCGGTGTTCGTGATCTGCTCCGCCATGGCGGCGGTCTCCGGCCTGGTCCTGGCCGGCCAGCTGGGCGGCGCCAACACCGGCGACGGCGGCGGCAATACCCTGCTTTACGCGGTGGCCGCGGCGGTCATCGGCGGCACCTCGCTGATGGGCGGGCGCGGGCGGGTGGTCGACGCGGTGCTCGGCGGCGCGGTGCTGGCGATCCTGGCCAACGGCGTCTCCGACCTGATCCAGGGCGGCAACGCGGCCGCGTACGAGCTGATCATCGACGGTGTGGTGCTGCTGCTGGCGGCGGCCGTGGACTCGATGTCCCGGCGCGCGCGGCGCTGA
- a CDS encoding ROK family protein, with translation MTAAGTAGSTQDEVRRHNVSTLLRYVHVHGPTSRAELTTVMQLNRSTIGALTADLSQAGLVREQVPARSAGSGAGRPSLVVCPRPERVYVFAYDIGVDYLIAARVGLGGSILDRRELHRLRGDYALEDVTAHLARFTAEMLGRAEPGSVCVGVGVAIAALVRESDGQVRYAPNLGWVDEPLGTTLAEMLGLHGMRAKIAVANDADLGALAENVRGAASGSTDAVYLTGEVGVGAGIIVGGKPLRGAGGYGGEIGHTVVNPAGRLCRCGARGCWETEIGEKAILDAAGHPDGPRSTVSAVVAAAAGGDPRALAAMRHVGEWLAIGVGNVVNIFNPEVVIFGGLLRDVFPAVEQQLRTTLATTGLAAPREQVRLVTPGLGPDSTLVGAAELAFEPLLFDPVDLTRSLRA, from the coding sequence ATGACCGCAGCCGGAACGGCGGGGTCGACGCAGGACGAGGTGCGCCGGCACAACGTCTCGACGCTGCTGCGCTACGTCCACGTGCACGGGCCCACGTCCCGGGCCGAGCTGACCACCGTGATGCAGCTCAACCGCTCCACCATCGGGGCGCTCACGGCCGATCTGAGCCAGGCCGGCCTGGTCCGGGAGCAGGTCCCGGCCAGGTCGGCCGGCTCCGGCGCGGGCCGGCCGTCGCTGGTGGTCTGCCCGCGGCCGGAGCGGGTGTACGTGTTCGCCTACGACATCGGGGTGGACTACCTGATCGCGGCCCGGGTGGGCCTGGGCGGCTCGATCCTGGACCGCCGGGAACTGCACCGGCTGCGCGGCGACTACGCCCTCGAGGACGTCACCGCGCACCTGGCCAGGTTCACCGCGGAGATGCTGGGCCGGGCCGAGCCCGGCTCGGTCTGCGTCGGGGTGGGCGTGGCCATCGCCGCCCTGGTGCGGGAATCCGACGGCCAGGTGCGCTACGCGCCCAACCTCGGCTGGGTGGACGAGCCGCTGGGCACCACCCTGGCCGAGATGCTCGGCCTGCACGGCATGCGGGCGAAGATCGCGGTGGCCAACGACGCCGACCTCGGCGCGCTGGCCGAGAACGTCCGCGGCGCCGCGTCCGGCTCGACCGACGCGGTCTACCTGACCGGCGAGGTGGGTGTCGGCGCGGGCATCATCGTCGGCGGGAAGCCCTTACGCGGCGCCGGCGGCTACGGCGGGGAGATCGGCCACACCGTGGTGAACCCGGCCGGCCGGCTGTGCCGCTGCGGAGCCCGCGGCTGCTGGGAGACCGAGATCGGCGAGAAGGCGATCCTGGACGCGGCCGGCCACCCCGACGGCCCCCGCTCCACCGTCTCCGCCGTGGTGGCCGCGGCCGCCGGCGGCGACCCCCGCGCCCTGGCCGCGATGCGGCACGTGGGCGAGTGGCTGGCCATCGGCGTCGGCAACGTGGTGAACATCTTCAACCCCGAAGTGGTGATCTTCGGCGGCCTGCTGCGCGACGTGTTCCCGGCCGTGGAGCAGCAGCTGCGCACCACGCTCGCGACCACCGGCCTCGCCGCCCCGCGCGAGCAGGTGCGCCTGGTCACCCCCGGCCTCGGCCCCGACTCCACCCTGGTCGGCGCGGCCGAGCTGGCCTTCGAGCCGCTGCTGTTCGACCCGGTGGACCTGACCCGCTCGCTGCGGGCCTGA